A portion of the Simkania negevensis Z genome contains these proteins:
- a CDS encoding carbohydrate porin — MRKFLAFLCLTSSLLAADYRFSGTADERHDEMVEHYSEMKKQPGIWERKYMTGDWGGGRSKLARDGVTIGSSYVADILGNPVGGNAHGIAFAGSFGLDINIDFGVFSTLKGLELYTSVVARTGTNLSAKKIGNQFTVAQVYGGQNIRYNELYLRLTLLSGYILMKAGRLDGGNDFLQSELYYKYVNNGFDGNPVSIFLNTPSFTAYPNATWGFFLQFFTYKRLLAKFAIYVAEPDVSQNRYHGFNWTFNGSDGVLLMTEWSYRVNRLKGDTGYPGNYRVGFYYVTDQKGPKFKGGNYHGDWGYYFLLDQMVYRHGETDRGLTPFVALLFAPKDRNIQPFYMTAGLVYKGLFAKRPQDYTNIGVIYGKYSSDMRAAQELAKQTKMVGPFGNRPQNFEAVIELNHWFQVNQWFQIVPDIQYIINPKGFGNIPDALVVGAQVGVVF; from the coding sequence ATGAGAAAGTTCTTAGCCTTTTTATGTTTAACTTCTTCTCTTTTAGCAGCAGACTACCGTTTTTCAGGAACAGCTGACGAAAGGCATGACGAGATGGTAGAGCATTATAGTGAGATGAAAAAACAGCCTGGAATTTGGGAACGGAAATACATGACAGGAGATTGGGGAGGAGGACGTTCAAAGTTGGCACGTGATGGCGTGACAATTGGCTCTTCTTATGTTGCTGATATTTTAGGAAATCCCGTGGGAGGAAATGCCCATGGTATTGCATTTGCAGGGTCGTTTGGCTTGGATATAAATATCGACTTTGGTGTGTTTTCTACATTAAAGGGGCTAGAGCTTTATACATCTGTTGTAGCGCGGACGGGAACGAATTTAAGTGCAAAGAAAATTGGGAACCAGTTCACTGTGGCTCAAGTTTATGGGGGACAAAACATTCGCTATAATGAGCTTTATCTCAGATTGACTTTACTCTCTGGTTATATCTTGATGAAGGCAGGACGTCTCGATGGGGGAAATGACTTTCTACAATCAGAGCTCTATTACAAATATGTGAACAATGGTTTTGATGGAAACCCGGTCTCTATTTTCCTGAATACACCTTCATTTACAGCTTACCCAAATGCGACTTGGGGGTTCTTTTTGCAGTTTTTTACCTATAAGCGATTGCTTGCGAAGTTTGCGATCTATGTTGCAGAGCCTGATGTGAGTCAAAACAGATATCACGGATTCAACTGGACCTTTAATGGAAGTGACGGGGTCTTACTTATGACCGAATGGTCGTATCGGGTGAATCGCCTCAAAGGAGATACCGGGTATCCTGGAAATTATCGCGTAGGTTTCTACTATGTAACCGATCAAAAGGGACCGAAGTTTAAGGGAGGAAATTATCACGGAGATTGGGGGTACTATTTTCTGCTTGACCAAATGGTTTATCGACATGGTGAAACTGACCGTGGGTTAACTCCTTTTGTGGCTTTGCTTTTTGCTCCCAAAGACCGGAATATCCAGCCTTTCTACATGACAGCGGGACTAGTCTATAAGGGGCTCTTTGCAAAGCGTCCTCAGGATTACACTAACATTGGAGTGATTTATGGAAAATACAGCTCCGATATGCGCGCAGCACAAGAGCTGGCAAAACAGACCAAGATGGTGGGTCCTTTTGGCAACCGCCCTCAAAATTTTGAAGCGGTGATCGAACTCAACCATTGGTTTCAGGTGAATCAGTGGTTTCAAATTGTTCCTGATATCCAGTACATCATCAATCCAAAAGGATTTGGGAATATCCCAGATGCTCTGGTAGTTGGAGCTCAAGTCGGCGTTGTCTTTTAG